One window from the genome of Oryza glaberrima chromosome 3, OglaRS2, whole genome shotgun sequence encodes:
- the LOC127767759 gene encoding pathogenesis-related thaumatin-like protein 3.5: MEFGRTPALQIIVGVLWSQLQFGAEAVGTTVFTLRNNCTYTVWPATLSGNTAVAVGGGGFELSPGANVSFPAPAGWSGRLWARTDCAPSGTASLACVTGDCGGAVSCSLGGAPPVTLAEFTLGGADGKDFYDVSLVDGYNVGIGVAATGARVNRSTCGYAGCVGDVNALCPAELQVAGKENDQQSGAAATTTVACRSACEAFGTAEYCCTGAHGGPDSCGPTRYSRLFKAACPAAYSYAYDDPTSTFTCGTGAQYVITFCPAQQQ, translated from the exons ATGGAATTCGGACGAACTCCAGCCCTTCAAATCATCGTTG GGGTCCTATGGTCGCAGCTGCAGTTCGGCGCTGAGGCAGTCGGCACGACGGTCTTCACGCTGCGCAACAACTGCACCTACACCGTCTGGCCGGCCACCTTGTCCGGCAACACCGCGGTGGCCGTCGGGGGCGGCGGGTTCGAGCTGTCGCCCGGCGCCAACGTCTCGTTCCCGGCTCCGGCTGGTTGGTCCGGCCGCTTGTGGGCGCGCACGGACTGTGCACCCTCCGGCACCGCGTCCCTCGCCTGCGTCACGGGGGactgcggcggcgccgtgaGCTGCTccctcggcggcgcgccgcctgTCACCCTCGCCGAGTTCACGCtgggcggcgccgacgggaAGGACTTCTACGACGTGAGCCTGGTGGACGGGTACAACGTCGGCATCGgcgtggcggcgacgggcgcCAGGGTGAACCGCTCGACGTGCGGGTACGCCGGGTGCGTCGGCGACGTGAACGCGCTGTGCCCCGCGGAGCTGCAGGTGGCGGGGAAGGAGAACGACCAGCAgtccggggcggcggcgacgacgacggtggcgtgcCGGAGCGCGTGCGAGGCGTTCGGGACGGCGGAGTACTGCTGCACGGGGGCGCACGGCGGGCCGGACAGCTGCGGGCCGACGAGGTACTCGCGGCTGTTCAAGGCGGCGTGCCCGGCGGCGTACAGCTACGCGTACGACGACCCCACCAGCACGTTCACGTGCGGCACCGGCGCGCAGTACGTCATCACCTTCTGCCCCGCGCAGCAGCAGTGA
- the LOC127767851 gene encoding calcium uniporter protein 4, mitochondrial-like, giving the protein MAFRRTLARGIWAGKNANAAAACPAAAAPKPPARRPLPAVDDCPTLAYLRPRPGTIRYTTASVPLPAHCFPALPVGDQLFNRLRLDGLVPPTTAVTRPPEEEGVGVTVEEARKVARAAEMEVARARLRSNAQSVVSGSEFAALCVDIAGGAEGGRRLARALDDSGVVIVLGDAVFLRPDMIAKAIGSMIPATAHATRAAASVVEVRKKREEEEELRAMEEEKAGIDAAAAAQVRRELWCGLGLLAAQTLGFMRLTFWELSWDVMEPVCFYVTSLYFMSGYAFFMRTSTEPSFEGFYRSRLASRQRRLMRARSFDVARYEALKEQVGGGARYGVAARDAIVFRQQHVTHVH; this is encoded by the exons ATGGCGTTCCGACGAACACTAGCACGCGGCATATGGGCGGGGAAGAacgcgaacgccgccgccgcttgtccggcggctgcggctccaaaacctccggcgcggcggccgttGCCGGCGGTTGACGACTGCCCGACGCTCGCGTACCTGCGGCCCAGACCGGGAACCATCCGGTACACCACGGCGTCCGTTCCGCTTCCCGCCCATTGCTTCCCCGCCCTCCCCGTCGGCGACCAGCTGTTCAACCGGCTCCGCCTCGACGGGCTGGTCCCGCCTACGACGGCCGTGACGCggccaccggaggaggagggggtgggcgtgacggtggaggaggcgaggaaggTGGCGCgtgcggcggagatggaggtcgCGCGGGCGAGGCTGAGGTCCAACGCCCAGAGCGTCGTGTCCGGGTCGGAATTCGCCGCGCTCTGCGTCGAcattgccggcggcgccgagggaGGACGCAGGCTCGCCCGCGCGCTCGACGACTCCGGCGTCGTCATCGTCCTCGGCGACGCCGTCTTCCTCCGCCCCGACATG ATAGCGAAAGCGATCGGGAGCATGATACCGGCGACGGCACACGCGACGCGAGCTGCAGCAAGCGTCGTCGAAGTGCGGAAGaaacgggaggaggaggaggagctgcgggcgatggaggaggagaaggcgggcatcgacgcggcggcggcggcgcaggtgcgGCGGGAGCTGTGGTGCGGGCTGGGCCTCCTGGCGGCGCAGACGCTGGGGTTCATGCGGCTCACCTTCTGGGAGCTCTCGTGGGACGTCATGGAGCCCGTCTGCTTCTACGTCACGTCGCTCTACTTCATGTCCGGATACGCCTTCTTCATGCGCACCTCCACGGAGCCGTCCTTCGAGGGCTTCTACCGCAGCCGCCTCGCGTCCAGGCAGCGACGCCTCATGCGGGCGCGCAGCTTCGACGTCGCCCGGTACGAGGCGCTGAAGGAGCAggtgggaggaggagcacgGTACGGCGTCGCGGCGCGCGACGCCATCGTGTTTAGGCAGCAGCACGTCACGCACGTtcattag
- the LOC127768558 gene encoding serine/threonine receptor-like kinase NFP: MEHKGLCILAVVIAFQLAGGQAVTDATARARRFACNVSAPCDTFVVYRTQSPWFLDLGNISDLFGVSRALIASANKLTTEDGVLLPGQPLLVPVKCGCTGARSFANVTYPIRPRDTFFGLAVTAFENLTDFVLVEELNPAAEATRLEPWQEVVVPLFCRCPTREELSAGSRLLVTYVWQPGDDVSVVSALMNASAANIAASNGVAGNSTFATGQPVLIPVSQPPRFPPLTYGAIAADPGAGKHRHGIIVATSIAGSFVACAVLCTAILAYRRYRKKAPVPKHVSPKLSWTKSLNRFDSNSSIARMINGGDKLLTSVSQFIDKPIIFREEEIMEATMNLDEQCKLGSSYYRANLEREVFAVKPAKGNVAGELRMMQMVNHANLTKLAGISIGADGDYAFLVYEFAEKGSLDKWLYQKPPCSQPSSSSVATLSWDQRLGIALDVANGLLYLHEHTQPSMVHGDVRARNILLTAGFRAKLSNFSLAKPAATVDAAATSSDVFAFGLLLLELLSGRRAVEARVGVEIGMLRTEIRAVLDAGGDKRAAKLRKWMDPTLGGEYGVDAALSLAGMARACTEEDAARRPKMAEIAFSLSVLGQPLSVADAFERLWQPSSEDSIGIGNEVAAR, translated from the coding sequence ATGGAACACAAGGGTTTGTGCatcctcgccgtcgtcatcgccttCCAGCTCGCCGGCGGGCAGGCCGTCACCGATGCCACTGCCCGGGCACGTCGCTTCGCCTGTAACGTGTCGGCGCCGTGCGACACGTTCGTCGTGTACCGGACGCAGTCGCCGTGGTTCCTCGACCTCGGCAACATCTCGGACCTGTTCGGCGTGAGCCGGGCGCTGATCGCCAGCGCCAACAAGCTGACCACCGAGGACGGGGTGCTCCTGCCGGGGCAGCCGCTGCTCGTGCCGGTCAAGTGCGGCTGCACGGGCGCGCGCTCCTTCGCCAACGTCACGTACCCCATCCGGCCTCGCGACACCTTCTTCGGGCTCGCCGTCACCGCGTTCGAGAACCTCACCGACTTCGTCCTCGTCGAGGAGCTCaacccggcggcggaggcgaccaGGCTGGAGCCGTGGCAGGAGGTCGTCGTGCCGCTCTTCTGCCGGTGCCCGACGCGGGAGGAGCTCAGCGCCGGGTCACGGCTCCTCGTCACCTACGTGTGGCAGCCCGGGGACGACGTGTCCGTGGTGAGCGCGCTGATGAACGCCTCCGCTGCCAACATCGCCGCGTCGAACGGCGTCGCGGGCAACTCCACCTTCGCGACGGGGCAGCCCGTGCTGATCCCGGTGTCGCAGCCGCCGCGTTTTCCACCGCTGACCTACGGTGCCATCGCCGCCGATCCCGGAGCGGGCAAGCACCGCCACGGCATCATCGTGGCGACGAGCATCGCGGGGTCTTTCGTCGCGTGCGCCGTGCTGTGCACGGCGATCTTGGCGTACCGGAGGTACCGCAAGAAGGCGCCGGTGCCAAAGCACGTCAGCCCGAAGCTTTCTTGGACCAAGAGCCTGAACAGATTCGACAGCAATAGCTCCATTGCTCGCATGATCAATGGAGGGGACAAGCTGCTCACCAGCGTGTCGCAGTTCATCGACAAACCGATCATCTTTAGAGAGGAGGAAATCATGGAAGCGACGATGAACTTGGACGAACAGTGCAAGCTCGGCAGCTCGTATTACCGCGCGAACCTTGAAAGGGAGGTGTTCGCGGTGAAGCCGGCGAAAGGCAACGTTGCTGGGGAGCTGAGGATGATGCAGATGGTGAACCACGCCAACCTGACCAAGCTGGCCGGCATATCCATCGGCGCGGACGGCGACTACGCCTTCCTCGTGTACGAGTTCGCCGAGAAGGGCTCGCTTGACAAGTGGCTGTACCAGAAGCCGCCGTGCTCGCAGCCGTCGTCGAGCTCCGTGGCAACTCTGTCGTGGGACCAGAGGCTGGGCATCGCGCTGGACGTCGCGAACGGCTTGCTCTACCTGCACGAGCACACGCAGCCGAGCATGGTGCACGGCGACGTCCGTGCCCGGAACATCCTCCTCACCGCGGGCTTCAGGGCGAAGCTGTCCAACTTCTCCCTGGCCAAGCCGGCCGCCAcggtcgacgcggcggcgacgagcagcgaCGTGTTCGCGTTCGGGCtgctcctcctcgagctcctctccgggaggagggcggtggaggcgcgCGTCGGGGTGGAGATCGGCATGCTGCGGACGGAGATCCGCGCCGTGCTGGACGCCGGCGGGGACAAGAGGGCGGCGAAGCTGAGGAAGTGGATGGACCCGACCCTCGGCGGTGAGTACGGCGTGGACGCGGCGCTCAGCTTGGCCGGCATGGCGAGGGCGTGCAccgaggaggacgcggcgcggcggcccaaGATGGCCGAGATCGCGTTCAGCCTCTCGGTGCTCGGACAGCCGCTGTCCGTCGCCGACGCGTTCGAGAGGCTATGGCAGCCTAGCTCGGAGGACAGCATCGGGATTGGGAACGAGGTGGCAGCTAGATAG
- the LOC127765038 gene encoding mitochondrial import inner membrane translocase subunit TIM23-3-like, with amino-acid sequence MAEERPTRRPPQAEHRESAKLRINRALNQGGPIGHAFGSRFGIVAMLFTRTESFIRDQCDVADDWVNIVAAGASAGALYRIASGPRSMIVAGILGGVLSGAAVAGKPMLQRFAPKLSARLDYLL; translated from the exons ATGGCTG AGGAGCGGcccacccgccgcccgccgcaggcCGAGCACAGGGAGTCCGCCAAGCTGCGCATCAACCGCGCCCTCAACCAGGGCGGCCCTATCGGCCACGCCTTCGGCAGCCGGTTCGGCATCGTTGCGATGCTCTTCACCAGGACCGAGAGTTTCATTCGCGACCAGTGCGACGTTGCCGACGACTGGGTCAACATCGTCGCCGCGGGGGCCAGCGCCGGGGCGCTCTACCGCATCGCGTCCGGCCCAAGGTCGATGATTGTCGCCGGCATCCTCGGCGGAGTCCtgtccggcgccgccgtcgcggggAAGCCGATGCTTCAGAGATTCGCACCGAAGCTATCCGCCAGATTGGACTATTTACTTTGA